From a region of the Euzebya sp. genome:
- a CDS encoding CapA family protein, with protein sequence MIDRPTWVLVVVTALVAVVALSGLVLTPSGGDEPVAGAVPTIPDWALAPAVEPDATATPTGPPAPPLTLAFGGDVHAEDPIDGVIADGLNPLEGVAELLSAADLAVVNLETPIATTGTPAEKTYTFRADPALAAALADAGVDLVSLANNHGLDYGIEAADETVDHVEAAGMALIGYGRDAASAYAAHRIDVEGRSVAVVALTRVMPIIEWGAGRERAGLASADDADAAVRAARDAAATADHVVAVVHWGREKWLCPDGDQLRLARLLADAGADAIVGHHPHVLQGITTIDDTLVAFSTGNLVFYARTAATRQSGILTLTLGEGGVVDHTWHPAVIDDLGRPQPVAVQPPVPSEPGLRADGTGPECAPPR encoded by the coding sequence ATGATCGACCGGCCGACGTGGGTGCTGGTGGTGGTCACCGCACTGGTGGCCGTCGTCGCGCTGAGCGGATTGGTGCTCACCCCCTCCGGCGGCGACGAGCCGGTCGCCGGTGCCGTGCCCACGATCCCCGACTGGGCCCTCGCGCCGGCGGTCGAGCCCGACGCGACCGCCACCCCGACCGGCCCCCCGGCCCCGCCCCTCACCCTGGCGTTCGGCGGTGACGTCCACGCCGAGGACCCGATCGACGGGGTGATCGCTGACGGTCTGAACCCGCTCGAGGGCGTCGCCGAGCTGCTGTCCGCGGCGGACCTCGCGGTCGTGAACCTCGAGACGCCGATCGCGACCACCGGCACGCCGGCGGAGAAGACCTACACCTTCCGGGCCGATCCCGCCCTGGCCGCCGCGCTGGCCGACGCGGGGGTCGACCTCGTCAGCCTGGCGAACAACCACGGGCTGGACTACGGCATCGAGGCCGCGGACGAGACCGTCGACCACGTCGAGGCCGCCGGCATGGCCCTGATCGGCTACGGCCGCGACGCGGCGAGCGCCTACGCCGCCCACCGCATCGATGTGGAGGGACGGTCCGTCGCCGTCGTCGCCCTGACCCGGGTGATGCCGATCATCGAGTGGGGTGCCGGTCGCGAGCGGGCTGGCCTCGCCTCGGCCGACGACGCCGACGCGGCGGTCCGGGCGGCGCGGGACGCCGCGGCGACCGCGGACCACGTGGTCGCGGTCGTGCACTGGGGGCGGGAGAAGTGGCTGTGCCCCGACGGCGACCAGCTGCGCCTGGCGCGCCTGCTGGCCGACGCGGGCGCGGACGCGATCGTCGGGCACCACCCCCACGTGCTGCAGGGCATCACCACCATCGACGACACCCTGGTGGCCTTCAGCACCGGCAACCTGGTCTTCTACGCCCGCACCGCGGCCACCCGCCAGAGCGGGATCCTCACCCTCACCCTGGGCGAGGGCGGCGTCGTCGACCACACCTGGCACCCGGCCGTCATCGACGACCTGGGTCGCCCCCAGCCCGTGGCGGTGCAGCCGCCGGTGCCGTCCGAACCGGGACTGCGGGCCGACGGCACCGGGCCGGAGTGCGCCCCGCCGCGCTGA